Proteins from a genomic interval of Arvicola amphibius chromosome 10, mArvAmp1.2, whole genome shotgun sequence:
- the Bdh1 gene encoding D-beta-hydroxybutyrate dehydrogenase, mitochondrial: protein MMLAARLRPLSQLPGKTLSVCDRENVTRHTVLFYPDSFTATTRRTYASEANEASGKAVLITGCDSGFGFSLAKHLHSKGFLVFAGCLMKDKGDAGVKELDSLKSDRLRTIQLNVCNSEEIEKAVETIRSGLKDPEKGMWGLVNNAGISTFGEVEFTSMETYKEVAEVNLWGTVRTTKSFLPLLRRAKGRVVNISSMLGRMANPARSPYCITKFGVEAFSDCLRYEMHPLGVKVSVVEPGNFIAATSLYSPERIQAIAKKMWDELPEVVRKDYGKKYFDEKIAKMETYCNSGSTDTSSVIDAVTHALTAATPYTRYHPMDFYWWLRMQIMTHLPGAISDKIYIH from the exons ATGATGCTGGCTGCTCGTCTCAGACCCCTGTCGCAGCTCCCAGGAAAAACTCTAAGTGTCTGTGATAGAGAGAATGTGACAAG ACACACGGTCCTGTTTTACCCAGACTCCTTCACGGCAACCACCCGTCGGACTTATGCCAGTGAGGCAAATGAG GCGAGCGGCAAAGCTGTCCTCATCACAGGCTGTGACTCCGGATTTGGGTTCTCTTTGGCCAAACATCTACACTCAAAAGGTTTCCTTGTATTTGCTGGATGCTTAATGAAG GACAAAGGTGATGCTGGGGTCAAGGAGCTGGACAGCTTAAAGAGTGACCGCCTGAGAACCATCCAGCTCAATGTTTGCAACAGCGAAGAGATAGAGAAAGCGGTGGAGACCATCCGCTCCGGCCTGAAGGACCCTGAGAAGG GAATGTGGGGCCTTGTTAACAATGCAGGCATCTCAACATTTGGGGAGGTGGAGTTCACCAGCATGGAGACGTATAAGGAGGTGGCAGAAGTGAACCTTTGGGGCACAGTACGCACGAcaaaatccttcctccccctcctccggAGAGCCAAAG GCCGTGTTGTTAATATCAGCAGCATGCTGGGCCGCATGGCCAACCCAGCCCGCTCGCCATACTGCATCACCAAGTTCGGGGTAGAGGCTTTCTCTGACTGCCTACGCTACGAGATGCACCCTTTGGGCGTGAAGGTCAGTGTGGTGGAGCCCGGCAATTTCATCGCTGCCACCAGTCTGTATAGCCCTGAGCGTATCCAGGCCATCGCCAAGAAGATGTGGGACGAGCTTCCCGAGGTCGTGCGCAAAGACTATGGCAAGAAGTACTTCGACGAGAAGATCGCCAAGATGGAGACCTACTGCAACAGCGGCTCCACAGACACCTCCTCCGTCATCGACGCCGTCACACACGCCCTGACTGCTGCCACCCCCTACACCCGCTACCACCCCATGGACTTCTACTGGTGGCTGCGAATGCAGATCATGACACACTTGCCGGGAGCCATCTCTGACAAGATCTACATACACTGA